From a region of the Rouxiella sp. S1S-2 genome:
- a CDS encoding YcgN family cysteine cluster protein, which translates to MTQLAFWQQKTLPEMTDDEWEALCDGCGQCCLHKLIDEDTDEIYFTNVACNQLNIKSCQCRNYENRFNLEEDCIKLTRENLTKFDWLPPTCAYRLIGEGKDLLPWHPLLHKASKSAMHTARISVRNIAVREDDVVDWQDHILNKPQWTK; encoded by the coding sequence ATGACCCAACTCGCTTTTTGGCAGCAAAAGACGCTGCCTGAAATGACTGACGACGAATGGGAAGCTTTGTGCGACGGTTGTGGGCAATGCTGTTTACATAAGTTAATTGATGAAGACACGGACGAGATTTACTTCACCAACGTTGCCTGCAACCAGTTGAACATCAAGTCTTGCCAGTGTCGCAATTACGAAAATCGCTTCAACCTTGAAGAGGACTGCATCAAACTTACCCGTGAGAACCTCACCAAGTTTGACTGGCTGCCGCCAACCTGCGCCTACCGTTTAATCGGTGAAGGGAAAGATCTGCTGCCGTGGCATCCTTTGCTACATAAAGCCTCAAAATCGGCCATGCATACCGCCCGTATTTCTGTACGCAATATCGCCGTACGTGAAGATGACGTGGTTGACTGGCAGGACCATATACTTAATAAGCCGCAGTGGACTAAGTAA
- a CDS encoding MipA/OmpV family protein: protein MIARKLLYMTCFSLTGIATGAWGDTGSTPQESLTVGIGSENAPRYSGSDNRHWQVMPVVQARDNAFFFDSLKGLGYDLQSENGLYLEHTLGYSFGRSDRNSGWRDGSNELKGMGNIRGAVNTAVAVGWMATPWLSFEGKATLPVSDSQGVQYQTSATLVPFQNNIDTVAIQGTALFGDSRYMNTFYGVNHPQSLHSGYATYQTSGGFYGFDNNVSWSHQFTPRWSTAVSADYIWLGDHAKESPIVFRANQTLVSLAVLYGF from the coding sequence ATGATTGCCAGAAAGCTGCTGTATATGACCTGTTTTTCACTGACCGGGATCGCCACTGGCGCATGGGGTGATACAGGCAGCACTCCTCAAGAGAGTTTAACTGTGGGGATAGGCAGTGAAAACGCCCCTCGCTACAGCGGTTCCGACAACCGGCACTGGCAGGTTATGCCCGTTGTTCAGGCACGCGATAACGCCTTTTTCTTTGATTCATTAAAAGGGCTCGGTTACGACCTGCAAAGCGAAAACGGCCTTTATCTTGAACATACCCTTGGGTACAGTTTTGGTCGTTCTGACAGAAATTCAGGCTGGCGTGACGGTTCAAATGAATTAAAAGGCATGGGCAATATCAGGGGTGCCGTCAATACCGCCGTCGCCGTTGGCTGGATGGCGACGCCCTGGCTGTCGTTTGAGGGAAAAGCAACCCTTCCCGTGAGCGACTCGCAGGGCGTGCAGTATCAAACGTCGGCAACCTTGGTTCCCTTCCAGAATAATATCGATACCGTTGCTATTCAGGGAACCGCGTTGTTTGGCGACAGCCGCTATATGAATACCTTTTATGGCGTGAATCACCCGCAAAGCCTTCATTCTGGCTATGCTACCTATCAAACTTCGGGCGGATTTTACGGATTTGACAATAACGTGAGCTGGAGCCATCAATTTACGCCACGCTGGAGTACCGCCGTCAGTGCTGATTACATCTGGTTGGGAGACCACGCAAAAGAGAGTCCGATCGTCTTTCGCGCCAATCAGACATTAGTGAGTCTGGCCGTGCTGTACGGCTTCTGA
- a CDS encoding DUF2622 domain-containing protein: MARFTVRVELRDPHESDYLELHKIMELKGFSRTLTTNTSGVVYQLPVGEYAYESETMDNVAVGKLVEAIAEKIRPNPMILVTQSAGRYVLNLTRI, from the coding sequence ATGGCGAGATTTACAGTCAGGGTGGAGCTGAGGGATCCTCACGAGTCGGATTATCTTGAACTTCACAAAATAATGGAGCTTAAAGGTTTTTCCAGAACGCTCACAACCAATACTTCCGGTGTCGTCTATCAACTTCCTGTCGGTGAATATGCCTATGAAAGCGAGACGATGGATAATGTGGCCGTTGGCAAGCTGGTGGAAGCTATTGCAGAAAAAATAAGACCTAATCCGATGATATTGGTGACTCAGTCTGCCGGTCGGTATGTATTAAATTTAACGCGAATATAA
- a CDS encoding LysR family transcriptional regulator → MLKENLNDLMSFLVVARERSFTKAAGKLGVSQSALSHAMNGLEARLNLRLLTRTTRNVAPTEAGEKLIASLQPRLADLEYELEVITRLNGIAAGNIRLSAGEHATRAILWPKLKPFLAKYPQINVELIVDNAFTDIVDGRFDAGVRLGERLQQDMIAVKIGPDFRMIVVGSPAYFKEYPVPVIPQDLQQHKCINLSLPSLGSVYVWEFEKDGVERKVKVSGQLTFNHLQERINAAESGFGLTCVPEDVVQEQLKSGTLIQVLDDWCQEFTGYHLYYPSRKQHTHVFSLLIEALRHG, encoded by the coding sequence GTGTTAAAGGAAAACTTAAACGACCTTATGTCGTTTCTCGTGGTAGCGCGTGAGAGAAGCTTCACCAAAGCTGCAGGCAAGCTTGGGGTCTCTCAATCGGCGCTGAGTCACGCCATGAATGGGCTTGAGGCTCGGCTAAATTTGCGACTCCTCACCCGTACCACCCGTAACGTTGCGCCAACGGAAGCCGGTGAAAAACTGATTGCCAGCCTTCAACCGAGGCTGGCCGATTTGGAATATGAACTTGAGGTAATTACCCGACTCAATGGAATAGCGGCCGGAAATATTCGCCTTTCTGCTGGTGAGCATGCAACAAGAGCCATTCTTTGGCCAAAACTTAAGCCATTCCTCGCCAAATATCCGCAGATAAACGTTGAGCTGATTGTCGATAATGCCTTTACCGATATCGTAGACGGCCGTTTTGATGCAGGCGTGCGGCTTGGGGAAAGATTACAGCAAGATATGATTGCGGTAAAAATAGGCCCCGACTTTCGTATGATTGTCGTGGGATCGCCGGCGTATTTTAAAGAGTACCCCGTACCGGTTATTCCGCAGGATTTACAGCAGCATAAGTGCATCAACCTCAGTCTTCCGTCGCTCGGCAGTGTTTATGTTTGGGAGTTTGAGAAAGACGGCGTTGAGCGTAAAGTCAAAGTGTCTGGACAACTTACTTTCAATCATCTTCAAGAAAGAATAAACGCAGCGGAATCAGGTTTTGGATTAACCTGCGTTCCAGAAGACGTGGTTCAGGAACAGTTAAAATCCGGTACACTTATTCAGGTTCTGGATGACTGGTGCCAGGAGTTTACGGGTTATCATCTTTACTATCCCAGTCGAAAACAGCATACCCATGTATTTTCATTACTTATTGAGGCGCTGCGTCACGGTTAG
- a CDS encoding alpha/beta hydrolase, protein MTKKIVILLHGVGSSGDDLLPLAQSWAEVLPDTVFVSPNAPMRFDQGFGHQWFSISGVTVDNRSQRVEAARPNFDAVIRGILEQNAIDPVKDKVILVGFSQGSIMALDALVNDRFPLAAVVAFSGRLASVEPFTPSHTTKVLLIHGKFDQVIPWTESQSAEQRLNAVGVDVQLSLEEGTPHTISPAGARIAARFIAAI, encoded by the coding sequence ATGACCAAGAAAATAGTGATATTGCTACATGGAGTCGGGAGCAGTGGCGATGATTTGTTGCCCTTGGCGCAGAGTTGGGCAGAAGTCCTTCCTGATACCGTTTTTGTTAGCCCTAATGCGCCTATGCGTTTTGATCAGGGGTTTGGACATCAATGGTTTAGCATTTCAGGGGTCACTGTCGATAATCGGTCTCAACGAGTAGAAGCAGCAAGACCAAATTTTGATGCCGTGATAAGGGGCATTCTTGAGCAAAATGCGATAGATCCTGTCAAAGATAAAGTTATCCTGGTTGGATTCTCGCAGGGGTCGATTATGGCCCTGGACGCATTGGTCAATGACCGTTTTCCTCTTGCTGCTGTGGTGGCATTTTCAGGACGTCTTGCTTCTGTTGAACCTTTTACACCCTCGCATACGACTAAGGTATTACTGATCCACGGTAAGTTTGACCAAGTTATCCCGTGGACAGAAAGCCAGTCAGCGGAGCAAAGGCTCAACGCGGTTGGGGTAGATGTTCAGCTATCGCTGGAGGAGGGCACGCCGCATACTATCAGTCCTGCCGGTGCCCGAATTGCAGCAAGATTTATTGCCGCGATCTGA
- a CDS encoding lytic transglycosylase domain-containing protein, translated as MRMSIITLAMGAVMLSSCANDKNHAATVASPAAPSSTAAPVTPKAGQTTLAEEGRNPAEFPAYVEQLKQKARQQGISQPTIDSAFANVHFIDRAISSDKNQLENKITLDDYLRRVLPAAKITQGQALYQQNTASLQRASGHYGVQPQYIVALWGMESGYGKIQGKDDVFSALATLAFEGRREAFFTNELIAALTIVDKGKATSEMMKGSWAGAMGQSQFMPSSYLRYGADGDGDGKIDIWNNTDDVFASTANYLASEGWKNNQEWGQEIKLPAGFDTALLGLKNEQMRSVSDWQQKGITSADGKPLPASVMRAWVITPDSDQGRAFLVYDNFRTIMHWNRSYYFAISVGMMADDIAGASAQ; from the coding sequence ATGAGAATGTCGATAATTACCCTGGCGATGGGCGCCGTCATGTTGAGCAGCTGTGCCAACGATAAAAACCACGCCGCGACGGTAGCTTCACCCGCCGCGCCTTCATCCACCGCCGCGCCGGTTACCCCTAAAGCTGGGCAAACGACCCTGGCAGAAGAGGGCCGAAACCCCGCAGAGTTTCCTGCCTATGTTGAACAATTAAAACAAAAAGCCAGGCAGCAGGGAATAAGCCAGCCAACAATAGACAGCGCCTTTGCCAACGTACATTTTATTGACAGGGCAATCAGTTCAGATAAGAACCAGCTTGAAAACAAAATTACCCTCGACGACTACCTTCGTCGGGTGCTTCCTGCGGCTAAAATTACTCAAGGTCAGGCCCTTTATCAGCAAAACACCGCCTCTTTGCAGCGCGCCAGCGGTCACTATGGCGTTCAACCGCAGTATATCGTTGCGCTGTGGGGTATGGAGAGCGGTTATGGAAAGATACAGGGAAAGGATGATGTATTTTCAGCGCTCGCCACCTTGGCCTTTGAGGGGCGTCGAGAAGCCTTTTTCACCAATGAGTTAATCGCGGCGCTGACTATTGTTGATAAGGGTAAGGCGACCAGCGAAATGATGAAGGGATCGTGGGCCGGTGCCATGGGCCAATCGCAGTTTATGCCGAGTTCGTACCTCAGATACGGTGCTGACGGTGACGGTGACGGTAAAATTGATATCTGGAACAACACTGACGATGTGTTTGCCTCAACCGCCAATTATCTTGCCAGCGAGGGGTGGAAAAACAATCAGGAGTGGGGGCAGGAGATAAAACTCCCTGCAGGATTTGATACTGCTTTGCTGGGCCTTAAAAACGAACAGATGCGCAGCGTGAGCGACTGGCAGCAAAAAGGCATTACCTCGGCCGATGGCAAACCTTTACCTGCTTCTGTGATGCGTGCCTGGGTTATTACCCCCGATTCGGATCAGGGCAGGGCATTTCTGGTTTACGATAACTTTAGGACCATCATGCATTGGAACCGTTCGTATTACTTCGCTATCAGCGTAGGCATGATGGCCGATGATATCGCCGGTGCCAGCGCTCAATAA
- a CDS encoding PTS transporter subunit EIIC — MGGGENIVNAWHCMTRLRFEVESENNVDQDEIRKLPGVLGAQFQNGQFQIVIGPNVNHWHQKIQDRLDNITSNTVELDNNERKLKSRGVVALLMDTVSGVFGPIVPAIAGAGMIKGLLAGFIALNIISAKSETVVILDIISSGVFYFLPFFLAISAAKMFKTNEYIAAAVAACLMYPTLIEAAKALAGHQAGATDIYWFAGLLPVSVMNYSASVLPIIFSILAMSYIHRFVDKYMPDVLKTVVTPTLTLFISALVALTVIGPAGVWFGKGLAWCVQSLFTLSPVLAGLIVGTIRPLAVFTGMHHAMTPIALQNFSDLGYDMLMPMMFMANMSITGSTLAIWFIKRHSADSAIILSAAISGLLGIEEPALFGVLARERKAFIAVTIASAVASAFIAFFGVRIYGYILSSIFSLPAYIGPYFIYALMGVSLSLGLSFFLTLLLVRKQRAN, encoded by the coding sequence ATGGGTGGCGGCGAAAATATTGTCAACGCCTGGCACTGCATGACACGTCTGCGATTTGAGGTCGAAAGTGAAAACAACGTCGATCAGGATGAAATAAGAAAGTTACCGGGAGTATTGGGTGCTCAGTTTCAAAATGGTCAATTTCAAATTGTAATAGGTCCTAACGTTAATCACTGGCATCAAAAAATTCAGGACAGGCTAGATAATATAACCAGTAATACCGTCGAGCTTGATAATAACGAGCGTAAGCTAAAGTCCCGTGGGGTAGTGGCTTTGCTCATGGATACGGTATCGGGCGTATTTGGACCCATTGTGCCGGCGATTGCCGGGGCTGGCATGATAAAAGGCTTGCTAGCAGGTTTTATAGCGTTGAATATAATCTCTGCAAAAAGTGAAACAGTCGTTATTCTGGATATTATTTCAAGCGGGGTATTTTATTTTCTGCCATTTTTCCTGGCTATTTCTGCTGCAAAAATGTTCAAGACTAACGAGTATATTGCTGCCGCCGTTGCCGCATGCCTGATGTACCCGACACTTATTGAGGCCGCTAAGGCATTAGCCGGTCATCAAGCCGGTGCAACGGATATTTACTGGTTTGCAGGGCTTTTACCGGTATCAGTGATGAATTATTCTGCCAGCGTTTTACCCATTATTTTCTCTATTCTCGCAATGAGTTATATCCATCGTTTTGTCGATAAATATATGCCAGATGTCTTAAAAACCGTCGTTACGCCTACGCTCACGCTGTTTATTAGTGCACTGGTCGCCCTGACGGTTATTGGTCCTGCCGGGGTGTGGTTTGGTAAAGGGTTAGCCTGGTGCGTGCAAAGTCTGTTTACTTTATCGCCAGTATTGGCGGGATTAATCGTGGGAACTATAAGGCCACTCGCGGTCTTCACCGGTATGCATCATGCGATGACACCTATCGCATTACAAAACTTCAGCGACCTCGGATACGATATGCTCATGCCGATGATGTTCATGGCCAATATGTCGATTACCGGTTCAACTTTGGCTATTTGGTTTATAAAACGTCATAGCGCGGACAGTGCTATTATTCTCTCTGCGGCTATTTCCGGGCTTTTAGGCATTGAAGAGCCAGCATTGTTTGGCGTATTGGCCCGTGAGCGCAAGGCGTTTATTGCAGTGACCATTGCCAGCGCGGTTGCCTCTGCTTTTATTGCCTTTTTTGGGGTAAGAATCTATGGCTATATCCTCTCAAGTATATTCAGTCTACCCGCCTACATTGGCCCCTATTTCATTTACGCCCTTATGGGAGTCTCGCTCTCTCTGGGATTATCCTTTTTCCTGACACTGTTGTTAGTTCGAAAACAAAGGGCCAATTGA
- the iraP gene encoding anti-adapter protein IraP — MRNVIIHMLAKISRMDAESKQLTAQVEAQSLIISALMLTIGKEGGASEMIGSVSKAINSVLASSDDLIKSDAELLLSKFQELLEMTSLIENADDEISQEVIDDFLSPPDEEIKAPI, encoded by the coding sequence ATGAGGAACGTTATTATTCACATGTTGGCAAAAATATCCAGAATGGATGCTGAATCTAAACAACTTACCGCGCAGGTAGAAGCTCAGTCCCTCATCATCAGTGCGCTGATGTTGACCATAGGCAAAGAGGGTGGCGCCTCAGAAATGATCGGTAGTGTATCGAAAGCAATAAATTCAGTCCTTGCATCCTCTGATGATTTAATAAAATCAGATGCAGAATTATTGCTCTCAAAATTCCAGGAGTTGCTTGAAATGACATCTCTTATTGAAAATGCCGACGATGAAATCAGCCAAGAAGTGATTGATGACTTCTTGTCGCCGCCAGACGAAGAAATCAAGGCCCCGATCTAA
- the minD gene encoding septum site-determining protein MinD, producing MARIIVVTSGKGGVGKTTSSAAIATGLAQKGKKTVVIDFDIGLRNLDLIMGCERRVVYDFVNVIQGDATLNQALIKDKRTENLFILPASQTRDKDALTRDGVEKILNDLGEMEFDFIVCDSPAGIETGALMALYFADEAVITTNPEVSSVRDSDRILGILSSKSRRAERGQDPIKEHLLLTRYNPGRVSRGDMLSMEDVLEILRIPLVGVIPEDQSVLRASNQGEPVILDQESDAGKAYDDTVSRLLGEERPFRFIEEEKKSFLKRLFGG from the coding sequence ATGGCACGCATAATTGTTGTTACATCGGGTAAAGGGGGCGTTGGCAAGACCACTTCAAGCGCTGCCATTGCTACCGGCCTGGCCCAAAAAGGCAAAAAAACCGTCGTCATTGATTTCGACATCGGTTTGCGTAATCTCGACCTGATCATGGGTTGTGAACGTCGCGTTGTGTATGATTTTGTCAATGTAATTCAGGGTGATGCCACACTGAATCAAGCACTTATCAAAGATAAGCGCACTGAAAATCTGTTTATTTTACCGGCATCACAAACGCGTGACAAAGACGCGTTGACCCGTGATGGCGTTGAAAAAATTCTGAATGACCTCGGTGAGATGGAGTTTGACTTCATTGTTTGTGACTCACCGGCGGGCATTGAAACCGGCGCGCTGATGGCTCTGTACTTTGCCGATGAAGCCGTCATTACCACTAACCCTGAAGTCTCTTCTGTTCGTGACTCCGATCGCATCCTCGGTATTTTGTCTTCAAAATCTCGTCGTGCAGAAAGGGGCCAGGATCCTATCAAGGAACACCTGCTCCTGACGCGTTACAACCCGGGCCGCGTGAGCCGTGGTGACATGCTGAGCATGGAAGATGTGCTAGAAATTTTGCGCATTCCTCTGGTTGGCGTTATTCCTGAAGATCAGTCTGTACTGCGCGCGTCCAACCAGGGCGAACCGGTTATTCTGGACCAGGAATCCGACGCGGGTAAGGCATACGATGACACCGTCAGTCGTTTGCTGGGTGAGGAACGCCCGTTCCGTTTTATTGAGGAAGAGAAGAAGAGTTTTCTGAAACGCCTGTTTGGGGGATAA
- a CDS encoding fumarylacetoacetate hydrolase family protein yields the protein MYQHRDWQGALLELPVSKVVCVGNNYAEHIKEMAGRRHKNGDDESAEPLVFIKPETALCDILQPIAVPKELGAVHHEIELAVLIGSPLKQATEARVAEAIAGYGIALDLTLRELQAGFIKQGQPWERAKGFDGSCPMSGFISVAELGDAQQAELQLSVNGEVRQQGNTRDMLTPILPLIAFMSRFFTLRAGDIVITGTPQGVGPLVAGDSIEVSLNGRKLNTRVI from the coding sequence ATGTATCAGCATCGTGATTGGCAGGGTGCACTTCTGGAATTACCCGTCAGTAAAGTTGTTTGCGTCGGTAACAACTACGCCGAGCATATTAAAGAAATGGCTGGTCGCCGTCATAAAAACGGTGATGATGAATCTGCCGAACCTCTGGTCTTTATTAAACCTGAAACCGCGCTTTGCGACATTCTTCAACCGATTGCAGTGCCTAAGGAATTAGGTGCGGTGCATCATGAGATTGAGCTGGCGGTGTTGATAGGCTCTCCGCTGAAACAGGCCACTGAGGCGAGAGTGGCTGAGGCGATAGCAGGTTATGGGATTGCGCTCGATTTAACGCTGAGAGAACTACAGGCCGGGTTTATCAAGCAAGGACAGCCGTGGGAAAGAGCCAAGGGCTTTGACGGTTCCTGTCCCATGTCGGGTTTTATCTCTGTAGCTGAACTTGGCGATGCGCAGCAGGCCGAACTACAGTTAAGTGTCAACGGCGAGGTGCGTCAGCAGGGCAACACGCGGGATATGTTGACCCCGATTTTGCCATTGATCGCCTTTATGAGTCGTTTTTTTACGCTGCGTGCGGGCGATATTGTTATTACTGGCACGCCTCAGGGCGTAGGGCCGCTGGTCGCCGGTGACAGTATTGAGGTGTCGCTTAACGGCAGAAAGCTCAATACCCGCGTAATTTAA
- the dsbB gene encoding disulfide bond formation protein DsbB: MLQYLNRCSQGRGAWLLMALTAFVLEMVALYFQHVMLLKPCVMCIYERCALFGIMGAGLVGAVAPATWLRYGAIVIWLYSAWEGIRLAWQHTMIQLHPSPFATCDFAARFPSWLPLDKWLPSVFVATGDCAERSWTLFTLSMPQWLVGVFAFFMLVAVLVVIAQFVKTKRRDLFGR, from the coding sequence ATGTTGCAATATCTTAACCGCTGCTCGCAGGGGCGCGGTGCTTGGCTCTTGATGGCATTGACCGCTTTTGTCCTCGAGATGGTTGCGCTCTATTTCCAACACGTTATGTTGTTAAAACCCTGTGTAATGTGCATTTACGAACGCTGCGCACTGTTTGGCATCATGGGTGCTGGCCTGGTCGGGGCTGTTGCGCCTGCAACCTGGTTGCGCTACGGCGCCATTGTTATCTGGCTATACAGCGCGTGGGAGGGAATTCGCCTCGCATGGCAGCACACCATGATTCAGCTGCACCCTTCTCCGTTCGCAACCTGCGATTTTGCCGCTCGTTTTCCAAGCTGGTTACCGCTGGATAAATGGCTGCCAAGCGTGTTTGTTGCGACCGGTGATTGCGCAGAAAGAAGCTGGACCCTGTTTACTCTGAGCATGCCTCAGTGGCTGGTTGGCGTCTTCGCTTTCTTCATGCTGGTTGCCGTTTTAGTGGTTATCGCACAGTTTGTAAAAACCAAACGCCGCGACCTGTTTGGCCGCTAG
- a CDS encoding YcgL domain-containing protein has protein sequence MLCAIYRSTKRDQTYLYVEKKDDFTQVPEELMKSFGKPDFAMVINLATRKKLANADIERVKQMLTEQGYYVQVPPPVENLLNLHLDADKK, from the coding sequence ATGCTTTGTGCAATTTATAGAAGTACTAAACGTGATCAGACCTACCTATATGTCGAAAAAAAAGACGATTTCACGCAGGTTCCTGAAGAACTGATGAAAAGTTTTGGTAAGCCGGACTTTGCGATGGTGATAAATCTGGCCACCCGCAAGAAATTAGCCAACGCGGACATTGAGAGAGTCAAACAGATGCTGACCGAGCAAGGCTATTACGTCCAGGTTCCTCCTCCGGTTGAAAATTTATTAAATCTTCATCTGGATGCAGACAAAAAATAA
- a CDS encoding type 1 glutamine amidotransferase domain-containing protein: MKILMVLTSHDQLGNTGRKTGFWLEELAAPYYAFKDAGAEITLASPKGGNPPLDPKSNEPDFQTEQTHRFEADAEAVAQLATTVRLDSVSQSDYDAVFYPGGHGPLWDLAEDAHSIALIEAFLAANKHVALVCHAPGVLRHVKTPEGKPLVEGKKVTGFTNTEEEAVGLTNVVPFLVEDELIAKGGIYSKGADWSSYVVSDGLLITGQNPTSSTATAAQLIKQLAE; encoded by the coding sequence ATGAAAATTCTTATGGTTCTGACTTCACATGATCAGCTGGGTAATACTGGACGTAAAACGGGATTCTGGCTGGAAGAACTGGCTGCACCTTACTACGCGTTTAAAGACGCTGGCGCCGAGATAACACTGGCTTCGCCCAAAGGCGGCAACCCGCCACTTGATCCTAAAAGCAATGAGCCAGATTTCCAGACTGAACAAACTCATCGCTTCGAGGCCGACGCTGAGGCTGTGGCGCAGCTCGCGACGACGGTTCGCCTCGATAGCGTATCACAGTCCGACTACGACGCTGTTTTCTACCCTGGCGGTCACGGTCCCCTGTGGGATCTGGCTGAAGACGCGCATTCAATCGCGCTGATTGAAGCCTTCCTGGCGGCAAACAAGCACGTTGCTCTGGTTTGTCATGCGCCTGGCGTTCTGCGTCACGTAAAAACGCCGGAGGGCAAACCGCTGGTTGAAGGCAAAAAAGTGACCGGCTTTACCAACACGGAAGAGGAAGCGGTTGGCCTGACTAACGTGGTGCCTTTCCTGGTCGAAGACGAGCTGATTGCCAAAGGCGGAATTTATTCCAAAGGGGCAGACTGGAGTTCTTATGTTGTCAGCGACGGCCTGCTGATCACCGGTCAAAACCCGACGTCTTCAACGGCGACCGCGGCACAACTTATCAAACAGCTGGCAGAATAA
- the minE gene encoding cell division topological specificity factor MinE: MALLDFFLSRKKPTANIAKERLQIIVAERRRGDSEPAYLPDLKRDILAVICKYIQIDPEMLHVQFEQKGDDISVLELNVTLPESEEAPK, from the coding sequence ATGGCCTTGTTAGATTTCTTTTTGTCCCGCAAAAAACCGACAGCCAATATAGCCAAGGAACGGCTACAGATCATCGTAGCCGAACGGCGTCGAGGGGACAGTGAACCCGCTTATTTGCCGGATCTTAAGCGTGATATTTTAGCCGTCATCTGTAAGTACATTCAGATTGACCCTGAAATGCTTCACGTTCAGTTCGAGCAAAAAGGCGACGATATATCGGTTCTAGAGCTTAACGTGACTCTACCCGAGTCGGAAGAAGCACCGAAATGA
- the minC gene encoding septum site-determining protein MinC, translated as MSQSPIELKGSSFTLSVVHLYSAQPEVIHQALQEKVEQAPAFLKNAPVVINVAALTGDADWKNIQQAVVSAGFRVVGISGCKDEQQKRAISRTGLPLLSEGRAKRVVAEPPAPVAIVPDNAPAKTRIVSSPVRSGQQIYARNSDLIVTSSVSAGAELIADGNIHIYGMMRGRALAGAAGDTNCQIFCTYLGAELVSIAGQYWLSDQIPSSFFGQAAKLSLLDNVLTVQPLY; from the coding sequence ATGTCACAATCGCCAATAGAACTAAAAGGCAGCAGTTTTACCTTGTCAGTTGTTCATTTATATAGTGCACAACCCGAGGTTATTCATCAGGCATTGCAGGAAAAGGTGGAGCAGGCTCCGGCTTTTCTAAAAAATGCCCCTGTTGTTATTAACGTTGCAGCACTGACTGGTGATGCAGACTGGAAAAACATTCAACAGGCTGTCGTTTCTGCAGGCTTTCGCGTTGTCGGCATCAGTGGGTGCAAAGATGAGCAGCAAAAACGTGCGATTTCTCGTACTGGTTTGCCGCTGCTGAGCGAAGGTCGTGCGAAGCGTGTCGTTGCTGAACCGCCGGCCCCGGTTGCCATTGTGCCGGATAACGCGCCCGCCAAAACGCGGATTGTCAGTTCGCCAGTCCGTTCAGGTCAACAAATTTATGCCCGTAACAGCGATCTTATTGTAACCAGCAGCGTAAGTGCCGGTGCCGAACTGATTGCCGATGGCAATATTCATATTTACGGCATGATGCGTGGTCGAGCTTTGGCCGGCGCTGCGGGTGATACGAATTGTCAGATTTTTTGCACCTATCTGGGCGCTGAGCTAGTCTCTATCGCAGGTCAGTACTGGTTAAGCGATCAAATCCCGTCCAGTTTTTTTGGACAGGCCGCGAAACTTAGCCTTCTGGATAACGTGTTAACCGTACAACCTTTATATTAA